One window from the genome of Candidatus Omnitrophota bacterium encodes:
- a CDS encoding DUF6485 family protein produces MKECNLKENKARCNCTYEPCDKKGICCECIRYHQKLGELPACFFPDDVEKTYDRSIEKFIEVHQKKR; encoded by the coding sequence ATGAAAGAATGTAATCTCAAAGAGAACAAAGCAAGGTGTAATTGCACCTATGAACCTTGTGACAAAAAGGGTATTTGCTGCGAATGCATAAGGTACCATCAGAAATTAGGCGAGCTTCCGGCCTGTTTTTTTCCCGATGATGTAGAAAAAACATACGATCGATCCATCGAAAAATTTATCGAGGTTCATCAGAAAAAAAGGTAA